A DNA window from Aspergillus nidulans FGSC A4 chromosome V contains the following coding sequences:
- a CDS encoding uncharacterized protein (transcript_id=CADANIAT00003787): protein MTPNPKPKAQTIPRKRDASSTLKVIIIGAGLGGLGAAIAIRLAGHSVTVLESAREIGEVGAGIQCLPNSTKILRSWDVHGKLASKASQTQTCNILGWKGDLISSMDFAQAGIEHGAPFNDFHRADLHAVLLERAVELGAAVHTNSEVANIEFNVESNTARVFITGQESLVADLVVGADGINSRCREILLGRPEPPHRTGDMAYRILLDAKDIRETGDVKLTKYLDEKAVTYWYGPGAHADNMPEEGPSTLKGYVDEMQSLFADWDPNIGKLLALCPSVLRWRLCIRNPLDTWVHPSQTLVLLGDSVHATLPYLASGAGITFEDAAVLGECLARTTSNSLEERKKALAVYELCRKLRTETVVKRGSIQQDLNHLDDGVEQQERDAKMRAFEEVERSWIAGARGPLPHGLKEGEDPLVWRRFGVGGWLFSYDTWEDVEERWAAVDNIPSTALSANL from the exons ATGACACCGAACCCAAAGCCCAAAGCCCAAACAATTCCCAGAAAGCGGGATGCAAGCTCAACCCTCAAG GTGATCATAATAGGCGCTGGCCTGGGTGGCCTCGGTGCTGCCATCGCAATTCGCCTCGCCGGCCATTCCGTGACAGTCCTCGAGTCTGCACGCGAGATTGGCGAAGTCGGTGCGGGGATTCAATGCCTGCCCAATAGTACGAAGATCCTGCGATCATGGGATGTCCACGGAAAGCTGGCATCCAAAGCCTCACAGACTCAGACATGCAACATCCTCGGTTGGAAGGGCGACCTTATCTCGAGCATGGATTTTGCCCAGGCAGGTATTGAGCACGGAGCGCCGTTCAACGACTTCCACCGCGCGGATTTACATGCTGTTCTGCTGGAGAGGGCAGTTGAGTTAGGAGCGGCCGTTCATACCAACTCAGAAGTCGCCAATATCGAGTTCAACGTCGAGAGCAATACCGCTAGAGTGTTCATCACGGGTCAGGAATCGCTGGTTGCAGATCTGGTTGTTGGCGCCGATGGTATCAATTCACGTTGTCGGGAGATTCTCCTAGGACGACCGGAGCCGCCGCATCGAACGGGCGACATGGCCTATCGGATACTCCTGGATGCAAAGGATATACGCGAGACCGGAGATGTTAAACTGACAAAGTACCTAGACGAGAAAGCTGTGACTTACTGGTACGGGCCTGGGGCGCATGCAG ATAATATGCCGGAAGAGGGCCCATCGACTCTAAAAGGCTACGTTGACGAAATGCAGAGTCTATTTGCCGACTGGGATCCAAA CATTGGAAAACTTCTCGCCCTTTGTCCATCTGTCCTCCGCTGGCGCTTATGCATCCGCAATCCGCTGGATACATGGGTACACCCAAGCCAAACCCTAGTCCTTCTTGGCGACTCCGTGCACGCAACGCTCCCGTACCTTGCCAGCGGGGCAGGAATAACATTTGAGGATGCCGCTGTCCTAGGTGAATGCCTAGCCCGGACGACATCAAACTCAttagaagagagaaagaaagcacTGGCAGTGTACGAGCTGTGCCGAAAGCTGAGGACAGAGACGGTCGTGAAGCGAGGGTCGATCCAGCAGGATCTTAACCATCTCGACGACGGGGTGGAACAGCAAGAGCGAGATGCGAAGATGCGTGCTttcgaggaagttgagcgGAGCTGGATTGCTGGAGCAAGAGGGCCTTTGCCCCATGGCTtgaaggagggagaggaccCTCTCGTCTGGCGGAGGTTCGGGGTTGGCGGCTGGTTGTTCTCATATGACACCTgggaggatgttgaagagagGTGGGCTGCTGTTGACAATATACCTAGCACGGCTCTGAGCGCGAATCTATAG
- a CDS encoding uncharacterized protein (transcript_id=CADANIAT00003782), translated as MDRVRNLETESGPRYNESVEHVREVEYPTLRDVIYLDHAGSTVYARSLIRSYALDLQTSLYGNPHSDNTPSRVSGARVDAIRVQLLHFFGADPRDFDLVFTANATASIKLVGECMSSYTRSQKASRFSKRRGFNYVYHQDAHTSLVGLREIATGQSMCLRGDAAVEEWIDWGKTPSQRDVTLFAYPGQSNMTGRRTPQSWPGRVRQNHRNTYVLWDAAAYASTSPLSLPDAESAPDFTVVSLYKIFGYPDVGCLIVRKAAAAVLQQRRYFGGGTVDMVVNSPSPNISAWHALKSESLHDILEDGTLNFHSIAAIPHAVETHTQLFGSMNKVSSHCAYLAAYLYRQLVLLRHSNNAPVCRIYTGSQKPGFGNVSLQGPTVALSVLDPSGTIHGYAEVERHADKDRIYLRSGSVCNPGGMAHLGWLRMDDMRAAWDAGHRCSHPIQEVDGKPTGIVRVSLGAMSTIADIEGFVAWLKRNYVDRYIGLPYSEKSSGSMSKSSLDIGMEEQRPARPKRPWVRTVAGRFRMLLC; from the exons ATGGACCGAGTACGAAATCTAGAGACCGAGTCAGGACCCCGATATAACGAAAGCGTCGAGCACGTCCGAGAGGTCGAATACCCTACACTGAGGGATGTCATATACCTTGACCACGCGGGATCGACGGTATATGCGCGGTCACTAATCCGGTCGTATGCTCTGGACCTCCAGACGAGTCTGTATGGGAACCCCCATTCAGATAATACTCCATCACGCGTATCTGGGGCTCGAGTAGACGCTATTCGCGTGCAGCTTCTGCACTTCTTCGGCGCAGATCCTAGAGACTTTGACCTGGTCTTCACAGCCAATGCCACCGCTTCCATCAAACTGGTGGGCGAGTGCATGTCCAGCTATACTCGGTCACAAAAGGCGTCGCGTTTCAGCAAACGCCGCGGCTTCAACTATGTGTACCACCAAGATGCCCATACCAGCCTGGTAGGCTTGCGGGAAATTGCTACCGGTCAGAGTATGTGCTTGCGAGGAGATGCAGCCGTCGAGGAGTGGATCGATTGGGGAAAGACGCCCAGTCAGAGAGACGTGACGCTGTTCGCATATCCGGGGCAGAGCAACATGACCGGCCGACGAACGCCGCAATCTTG GCCGGGGCGGGTTCGTCAGAACCATAGGAACACATATGTCCTGTGGGATGCTGCGGCGTATGCCTCAACCTCTCCATTATCCCTGCCTGATGCCGAGTCTGCGCCTGATTTCACTGTCGTCTCGCTATACAAGATTTTTGGATACCCAGACGTTGGCTGTTTAATTGTGCGCAAGGCGGCTGCGGCAGTTCTCCAGCAACGGCGGTACTTTGGTGGTGGCACTGTCGACATGGTTGTGAATTCTCCGTCTCCCAATATCTCTGCCTGGCACGCACTCAAGTCAGAGTCATTGCATGACATTCTCGAAGACGGAACCCTCAACTTCCACTCGATCGCCGCCATACCCCATGCGGTCGAGACACACACGCAACTATTCGGCAGTATGAACAAGGTTTCTTCGCATTGCGCATATCTGGCGGCATATCTATACAGACAATTAGTGCTCTTACGTCATTCTAACAACGCCCCAGTCTGCAGGATCTACACTGGCTCGCAGAAGCCCGGCTTCGGAAACGTCTCACTGCAAGGGCCTACCGTTGCCCTATCTGTCCTCGACCCATCAGGAACGATCCATGGCTATGCAGAAGTCGAAAGACACGCAGACAAGGACCGGATATACCTCCGCAGCGGGAGCGTATGCAATCCAGGGGGCATGGCGCACCTCGGCTGGCTGAGGATGGACGATATGAGAGCCGCCTGGGACGCCGGACACCGATGCTCTCATCCTATTCAGGAGGTGGACGGGAAACCGACCGGAATCGTAAGGGTGAGCCTGGGGGCAATGAGCACAATAGCTGATATTGAGGGTTTTGTCGCTTGGTTAAAGAGGAACTACGTGGATCGATACATTGGCCTCCCCTACTCGGAGAAGTCAAGTGGGTCGATGTCCAAGAGTTCGCTGGATATAGGCATGGAAGAGCAGAGGCCAGCTAGACCGAAACGTCCATGGGTGAGGACGGTGGCAGGACGCTTTCGAATGTTACTCTGTTGA
- a CDS encoding uncharacterized protein (transcript_id=CADANIAT00003781): MELTVAEVSGLIAAGNFVLQILIPLAIPWALSAFLSQENSVITWTILARFFHSSLWPSILGISSTETAGVPWRIYLTSWGQVGLLFLLSVAAICSPLGLYSSIEPASSATEKQFSYIADRSAFRYGTPLRSEGPFTRFCGTESPCPGTTITQTCATRGLSEVCNDTVYESRIPEDLASVFKDGAAAVGPTVASIFDMQYRMYRNSTDQNSELGWYTKPDYRTMSVQILEDKIKLVEGLITDLQDGGIGFRNHTAPKATLKYGASWTEDILFIEPETECVPLNLSIHAITPPSNFNGRFLENFSLVDDGGFADLSRTAPPGSTATAIEQGELDLKDRAYRAAWLNNHYTMVFLNITDGDSQTQTRVDSVHGQRIDLGDGKNNNFSITFSAIQTNLNYGAYLNFTATQNRTFNPHNVTALDFRTASTICGGTTNSSPSNVNSTLVACGLVLGAATRTDGGDNRILDPGTPWTIPLYSCATAIKALVKTVEFQYNGTGFDALKVSSFKPKEYKTPASLPTWGVEDLPEHDIDTAPPMWGLLSPNPNVTALTHYNITTISAASIHLPGYMTPEYPLLRGLNSVPLGSGQNLPGVDFYNQALMTAYTVGAQGFENPEADYSGGHSLALYAKWQGLSKTVDGAAKIIDLVWTDVATNAVVGTAGWGLTASPSSAADGDQSSKSESKNVNVPVFVYGSHIRYRIPWAIPAFVTLGITAMLLALLMTMLVTRRTGFERLRSILESTTLGRVLAPLIPAPDHGHGLGEGADVEITGPGDWVRMVGRRKVLITPEVVSVNGTVLEDKMESIQMSAGQKQQFQPGPVADVDADANADVISPLYPDKVYDS, from the exons ATGGAGCTGACCGTGGCTGAGGTCTCTGGCCTCATCGCCGCCGGGAACTTTGTGCTGCAAATTCTGATCCCGCTGGCCATTCCATGGGCTCTAAGTGCATTTCTGTCGCAGGAAAACTCTGTCATTACATG GACCATTCTCgcgcgcttcttccactcctctCTCTGGCCCAGCATTCTTGGGATCAGCTCCACAGAGACAGCCGGTGTGCCATGGCGCATTTACCTAACATCCTGGGGCCAAGTAGGCCTGCTATTCCTTCTATCGGTCGCGGCCATTTGCTCGCCATTGGGACTCTACTCATCGATTGAACCCGCCAGTTCAGCCACCGAGAAGCAATTCTCCTATATTGCTGACAGATCGGCATTTAGGTATGGAACCCCCTTACGGAGTGAAGGGCCATTCACACGGTTTTGTGGGACCGAGAGTCCCTGCCCTGGGACAACGATCACCCAGACCTGTGCGACTCGAGGACTGTCAGAGGTTTGTAATGACACGGTCTATGAGAGCAGAATACCCGAAGATCTAGCCAGTGTGTTTAAGGATGGGGCAGCGGCAGTGGGTCCGACTGTGGCCAGTATATTCGACATGCAGTACCGAATGTACAGGAACTCGACAGACCAAAATAGCGAATTGGGCTGGTACACAAAGCCCGACTACCGGACTATGTCTGTGCAGATCCTCGAGGACAAAATCAAGTTGGTAGAGGGCTTGATTACGGATCTCCAGGATGGAGGGATTGGGTTTCGAAACCACACTGCGCCAAAAGCAACCCTAAAGTACGGCGCATCCTGGACGGAGgatattctcttcatcgaGCCAGAGACGGAATGTGTGCCATTGAACCTGAGTATTCATGCGATAACACCACCGTCGAACTTTAACGGACGGTTTCTGGAGAACTTTTCGCTCGTGGACGATGGTGGCTTTGCGGATCTATCACGGACAGCGCCCCCCGGGAGCACTGCAACTGCCATTGAACAGGGTGAACTCGATCTGAAAGACCGGGCATACAGGGCTGCTTGGCTGAATAACCACTATACGATGGTATTCTTGAATATCACCGATGGTGACTCGCAGACTCAAACCCGGGTGGACTCAGTCCACGGCCAGCGAATCGATCTAGGGGATGGGAAGAACAACAACTTCAGTATCACCTTTTCAGCAATCCAAACCAATCTTAATTATGGGGCGTACCTCAATTTCACTGCAACACAGAACAGGACATTCAATCCGCATAACGTTACAGCTCTGGATTTCAGAACCGCAT CAACAATATGCGGCGGCACAACAAATTCAAGCCCGTCCAACGTCAACAGTACGCTGGTTGCCTGCGGTCTCGTACTCGGCGCTGCCACGCGAACCGATGGAGGCGATAATAGGATCCTGGATCCTGGCACGCCGTGGACCATCCCGCTGTACTCCTGCGCCACAGCAATAAAAGCACTTGTCAAGACAGTCGAGTTCCAATATAACGGAACGGGGTTCGACGCACTAAAAGTGAGCTCATTCAAGCCCAAGGAGTATAAAACCCCGGCCTCCCTGCCTACCTGGGGCGTCGAGGACCTACCAGAGCACGATATCGACACAGCTCCGCCGATGTGGGGGCTCCTTAGCCCTAACCCAAACGTAACTGCACTCACCCACTACAATATCACGACCATCTCTGCTGCGAGTATACACCTCCCAGGCTACATGACCCCGGAGTACCCGCTACTGCGCGGACTCAACTCTGTTCCCTTGGGCAGCGGGCAGAATCTCCCCGGTGTAGACTTCTATAACCAAGCTCTTATGACGGCATACACTGTTGGCGCGCAAGGATTCGAAAATCCGGAAGCTGATTATTCTGGCGGGCACAGCTTAGCGCTATATGCTAAGTGGCAGGGGCTAAGTAAAACGGTCGATGGAGCAGCGAAAATTATCGACCTCGTCTGGACGGATGTCGCAACGAATGCTGTCGTAGGGACAGCGGGATGGGGACTGACGGCCTCCCCTTCGTCAGCGGCAGATGGGGACCAGAGCTCAAAGAGTGAGAGTAAAAACGTCAATGTTCCAGTCTTCGTGTACGGCAGCCACATTCGATATCGAATACCATGGGCTATCCCGGCGTTTGTGACACTGGGAATCACGGCAATGTTGCTAGCCTTGCTCATGACGATGCTAGTTACCAGGAGAACCGGGTTCGAGAGATTGAGATCGATACTTGAGTCGACAACTCTAGGACGGGTACTTGCGCCGTTAATTCCTGCGCctgatcatggccatggtctCGGTGAGGGTGCGGACGTCGAGATAACTGGTCCTGGGGACTGGGTTCGAATGGTAGGTAGGCGCAAGGTTCTGATTACGCCGGAGGTTGTTTCT
- a CDS encoding uncharacterized protein (transcript_id=CADANIAT00003783): MSITYIASHEQFQRQPSAQPEDDMVNTQLSSESFRIIEMQTLVNLLELSHGPALHSGNPGTCKELVQENTGPLAAPEQTEIGEQSLVQPVPEYRTIMDPSASLSQAQDNNLSRDAGNSDIELGRQNDMEETLRQEL, from the exons ATGTCTATCA CTTATATTGCGTCTCACGAACAGTTTCAGAGGCAGCCTTCCGCACAGCCAGAGGACGACATGGTCAATACACAGCTATCATCAGAAAGCTTTCGGATCATTGAGATGCAAACACTTGTTAACCTCCTTGAACTTTCTCATGGACCCGCGCTACACAGTGGCAACCCCGGGACTTGTAAAGAATTGGTACAAGAAAATACCGGCCCATTGGCTGCTCCGGAGCAAACTGAGATAGGCGAGCAAAGTTTGGTGCAGCCAGTTCCTGAGTATCGGACCATTATGGACCCTTCAGCCAGTTTATCTCAGGCTCAGGATAATAATCTCAGCAGAGATGCTGGAAATTCCGATATTGAACTGGGCAGACAGAATGATATGGAGGAGACGCTTCGTCAAGAACTctag
- a CDS encoding tyrosinase family protein (transcript_id=CADANIAT00003786) yields MRFSLAAVAAALAAVPQATATFNVDEWDILAGKALLKQVEYQFVKPRYFNSTCTPHNAAVRREWGALSKRERKEYIDAVQCLIDSPSKIDPSFAPGARTRFDDFVAVHINQTFFIHTTGNFLTWHRYFTWAYEQALRNECGYKGYQPYWSWPKYADDPLNSPIFDGSEYSMSGDGSYVPHDGPLAAPGITLQPGNGGGCVTSGPFKDFTVNLGPLAPTLLVDGVTAQNGTGLDYNPRCLRRDINVEAASWTTIDKVLDLFNRTTIGEFQDRLQGDFPNGYLGVHSGGHYTISGDPAGDFFASPGDPAFYLHHAAIDRVFWTWQNLAPRERTFVVEGPTVMPGLGIDGPDATLDDVQYFDVLAKDATIRELLDTTGGPFCYIYL; encoded by the exons ATGCGCTTCTCCCTCGCTGCCGTCGCGGCCGCCCTTGCTGCGGTTCCCCAGGCCACGGCCACCTTCAATGTCGATGAGTGGGATATCCTCGCGGGCAAAGCGCTGCTGAAACAGGTGGAGTACCAGTTCGTCAAGCCCCGGTACTTCAACAGCACGTGTACGCCTCACAATGCTGCCGTCCGTCGCGAATG GGGTGCACTGAGCAAAAGAGAGCGCAAGGAGTACATTGACGCAGTTCAATGTCTGATAGACTCCCCGTCCAAGATCGATCCTTCATTTGCTCCTGGTGCGCGCACTCGGTTCGATGACTTTGTTGCTGTGCACATCAACCAGACTTTCTTTATCCACACAACT GGCAACTTCCTGACATGGCACCGCTACTTCACCTGGGCCTACGAGCAGGCCCTGCGCAACGAATGTGGCTACAAGGGCTACCAGCCATACTGGTCCTGGCCCAAGTACGCCGATGACCCCCTCAACTCTCCCATATTCGACGGCTCCGAGTACAGCATGTCGGGTGACGGCTCCTACGTTCCGCACGACGGGCCCTTAGCGGCGCCAGGTATCACCCTGCAGCCTGGTAACGGTGGTGGCTGCGTTACGTCAGGACCCTTCAAGGA CTTCACTGTAAACCTCGGCCCCCTTGCTCCCACCCTCCTCGTCGATGGCGTCACAGCCCAGAACGGCACTGGCCTCGACTACAACCCCCGCTGTCTCCGCCGCGACATCAACGTTGAGGCCGCTTCCTGGACCACAATCGACAAGGTGCTCGACCTCTTCAACCGCACCACCATCGGCGAATTCCAGGATCGTCTGCAGGGCGATTTCCCCAACGGCTACCTGGGCGTGCACAGTGGCGGCCACTACACCATCTCCGGTGACCCTGCGGGTGACTTCTTTGCGTCTCCTGGCGACCCTGCCTTCTATCTGCACCATGCTGCCATCGACCGTGTCTTCTGGACGTGGCAGAACCTTGCCCCCCGCGAGCGCACTTTCGTCGTGGAAGGCCCGACTGTTATGCCGGGTCTAGGCATCGACGGTCCGGATGCGACACTGGACGACGTGCAGTACTTTGACGTTCTTGCAAAGGATGCGACAATTCGCGAACTGCTCGATACGACCGGTGGGCCGTTCTGCTACATCTACCTTTAA
- a CDS encoding uncharacterized protein (transcript_id=CADANIAT00003785): MILLTLLIRPISPAEPSEPSQIPGLIVICGPPDFPRVNVFPIYVVSRLASSATDSFYSE, translated from the exons ATGATCCTTCTGACGCTGCTCATCAGGCCTATCAGCCCAGCAGAACCGTCAGAACCATCTCAGATACCCGGCCTGATCGTCATCTGCGGCCCACCGGACTTTCCACGGGTCAATGTGTTCCCGATCTATGTTGTATCGCGTCTGGCCAGCAGTGCAACA GATTCATTCTATTCGGAGTAG
- a CDS encoding uncharacterized protein (transcript_id=CADANIAT00003784), producing MDMDRSAVDFSSNSPRILAIVGSLTAFAGFLVLLRCYVRLFVLRRFYVEDGIMVASMICSFGVLACFVGESHHGLGQYMAAIFMNNDFGMLTRWFWGHAIIIVLGISLVKISIGFFLLQFAAQKKALKRFIIGSLVFLLLFTIACMLTLILQCIPVEAAWDSAVRAQEGTRCYSSATYLKIGKFNSVLTRRQAINIVTDFLYATLPVFMFYDIQVNRRTRASLMCILSLGYFACAAAIVKAVLQSRVYEETEPYRDATYHIWNSVELNVGIIAACFPTIKPLVKSIIGGTRSLTGYGSRSRKRTGVTGTGNAYYGPNSHVLGSMPRSRMDPEEQKYHVQIHANHPSISESDGGSEENLASTATRRKSPININTRIVQTTEVIVHTEDGTDDHGASSIGPRRTIEDRI from the exons ATGGACATGGACCGATCAGCAGTCGACTTTTCCTCGAATAGTCCCCGAATTCTCGCCATTGTGGGCAGTCTAACGGCCTTTGCTGGGTTCCTGGTTCTGTTGCGGTGCTATGTCCGGCTCTTCGTTCTGCGGCGTTTCTACGTCGAGGATGGAATCATGGTTGCTTCAATG ATCTGCTCCTTTGGAGTCCTTGCATGTTTCGTCGGCGAGAGTCACCATGGCCTGGGCCAGTATATGGCCGCCATCTTCATGAACAACGACTTTGGGATGCTAACCAGATGGTTTTGGGGCCATGCGATCATCATCGTGTTGGGAATCAGTCTCGTCAAGATCTCCATTGGGTTCTTTCTGTTGCAGTTCGCAGCCCAGAAGAAGGCCCTGAAGCGGTTCATTATTGGATCACTCG TATTTCTGCTTCTATTCACGATCGCCTGCATGCTGACCTTGATCCTGCAATGCATCCCCGTAGAAGCCGCCTGGGACTCGGCTGTCAGGGCACAGGAGGGGACAAGATGCTACTCGTCTGCGACTTACCTGAAGATTGGCAAATTCAACAGCG TCCTGACACGCCGGCAAGCAATCAATATCGTCACTGACTTTCTCTACGCCACCCTCCCTGTCTTCATGTTCTACGATATTCAGGTCAACCGACGCACAAGGGCATCGCTCATGTGTATCCTGAGCTTGGGCTACTT TGCCTGCGCCGCCGCCATCGTAAAAGCCGTTCTCCAGAGCCGCGTCTACGAGGAGACCGAGCCGTACCGCGACGCAACATACCATATCTGGAACTCAGTCGAACTCAACGTCGGTATCATTGCCGCCTGTTTCCCCACAATCAAGCCTCTAGTCAAGAGCATTATCGGTGGCACCCGCAGCCTGACCGGGTACGGATCGCGGTCGCGGAAACGCACCGGAGTGACAGGGACCGGCAACGCCTACTACGGCCCGAACAGCCACGTTCTCGGCAGCATGCCTCGAAGTCGAATGGATCCCGAGGAGCAGAAATACCACGTCCAGATCCATGCAAACCACCCGTCAATATCCGAGTCTGATGGCGGGAGCGAAGAGAACCTCGCGAGCACGGCGACGAGGCGGAAAAGCcccatcaatatcaatacGCGGATCGTGCAGACAACAGAAGTGATTGTACATACGGAGGATGGGACGGATGACCATGGGGCGTCGTCTATTGggccaagaaggacgatCGAGGATCGAATATAG